Within the Microbacterium sp. 1S1 genome, the region GTCCACGCCGGACGATGCCGCTGGTCCGGGTTCGAGGCATAGGCGTAGAGCTTGTCGACGGACGACCAGAACTGCACGACGTAGGGTCCGCCCGATCCGAGGAGGAGCTGGTAGCCGAGCAGTCCGGAGTCGGGCTCGATGCTGAGCTCGCGGAGCATGCGCGGCATGGCGACGAATGCCGGCAGCCACAAGTCGGGGCGCCACCACCGGTTGATCTGCATCCCGATGTGGAACACGACGAGCTCGCCCTCGTGGCGGTGGGTCATGCGACCCGTGACAACTTTCGACATGGCGACTCCCCAATTGGATAGTAGTGCTATCCATAATGGATAGCACTACTATCGAAGTCAAGGGGTGGCCATGAGGATTTCCGAACTGTCAGCGCAGACCGGCGTGACCGTGCCGACGATCAAGTACTACCTGCGCGAGGGGCTGCTGCCCGAGGGGGAGCGCACCTCCGCGACGCAGGCCGTCTATGGCGAGAAGCACGTGGAGCGGCTGCGCGTCATCCGGGCGCTGCTCGACGCCGGCGTGAGCATCGCCGAGACGCGACGGGTGGTCGCGGCGTTGGATGATCCGCTTGCGAACCCGCACGAGCTGCTGGGGACCGCGCATGCCGCGATCACTCCGCCGGCGGATGACTCGTTGGACCTCGCCGGCGCTGAGGCGCTCGCCGCCCGACTCGGGTGGAAGCCGGGGATGTGTGACCCGGCCGTGCTGCATGCGGTCGCGCGGGCGCTGCAGGGGCTGGAGCGCGTCGGATTCACGGTGCCGGAGGCGGTGATGGCGGAGTACCTCGCGAGTGCGCGGCGGATCGCGGAGACGGAGATCGCGGGGGTGCCGGAGGAGTCGGCCGAGGCCGCGGTGCGGTACGTGGTGTTGGGGTCGGTGTTGGTGGAGCCGCTGTTGCTGGCGTTGCGGCGGGTCGCGCAGCAGGTGAGCTCGGCGGAGCGGTTCGGGGAACACTGACCTTGCCCGCACGGCGTGAGTGAGTGTACAGTCACTCTCATGCCATCCTCGCGCACCTCCATCCTCTCTACGGCCGACGCCCGGCGTCCGCTCGTGGCTGCTGCGGCGCTGAGGGAGTTCGCCCGCGGAGGCTTCCACGGCACCACGGTGGCGGACGTCGCACGCGAAGCGAAGATCTCCCCCGCCTATGTGTTCAAGCTGTATGCCGGTAAGGAAGCGCTGTTCATCGCGGCGCTCGAGGCATGCTTCGACGCGATCCTCGTCGCCCTGGAAGACGGTGCCGACGCGGCGTCCGACCAGAAGCCGGAATCTGTCCTCGATGCCATGGGAGACGCCTACGCCCGCCTCATCTCCGACCGCACGCTTCTGATGCTCCAGGTGCACGCGCAGTCAGTCGCCGACATCCCGGAGATCGGGGCGGCGCTTCGTGCCGGGCTCGGGCGCATCACGACATACGTCCAGTCGCGCTCCCGGGGCAGCGACGACGACGTGCAGCGCTTCATCGCCTACGGGCAGCTCTGCCACCTCATCGTCACCACGCAGCTCGACGGGCGAACCGAGGAGTGGGTGCCCGTCCTGACAAAGGGCATCAGTCACCCCGATTGACCCCGCGGGCGTGCGATGCCCGTTCGCATGTCCGCAAGAGTGAGTGAGTAATCACTCTCCACTAACCTCGATAGGAAAGAGAAGGCACATGTCCACACTCGTCGCCCCTCCCGCCCGCACGCTTACGGCGCCGCGAAGCACCCGTCGGTGGCTCGCGCTCAGCGTGCTCGCCCTCGCCCAGTTCCTCGTGGTGCTTGACGCGTCCATCGTCAACATCGCCCTCCCCGTTCTCGGGCGGCAGCTCGGCATGGATACCGCGGCTCTCGCCTGGGTCATCACCGCCTACGTGCTCGCGTTCGGCGGGCTCCTGCTCCTCGGGGGCCGCCTCGCCGACCGGTACGGACACCGCCGCGTGTTCCTCCTCGGCGCCCTGGGGTTCGTGGTGGCCTCCGCCCTCGCCGGCCTTTCAGTCCTGCCCGCGATGCTCCTCACGGCCCGCGCGCTCCAGGGAGCGTGCGCGGCGCTGCTCGCTCCAGCCGCCCTCGCCCTCCTCACGCATCTCTTCCCCGACGACACCGAACGCACCCGGGCGCTGGGCGTGTGGGGAGCTGTCGCCGGCATCGGGTCGGCGGCCGGTGTGCTGCTCGGCGGCATCCTTACTGCGACCCTCGGCTGGCAGTCGGTGTTCTTCGTGAACGTGCCCGTCGGCGCCCTCGTGCTCATCGTCGTCCCGCTCCTCATCACACGCGACACCGTCCGCGCCGCCGGACGCCTCGACGTCCCCGGCGCTCTCACGGTGACCGCGGCCCTCGTTTCCCTCGTCGGAGCCTTCAGCGCTGTCGAGCAGCTTGGCTTCCTCCACCCGCTGCCCGTTGTGCTGTGTGCCGCCGCCCTGGTGCTCGCGCTGGCCTTCATTGTCATCGAGCGCCGCACGCCGGAGCCGCTCCTGCCGCTGACGGTCTTCCGCAACCGGGATCTCGCCCTCGGCAACGTCGTGATGCTTCTCGGAGGCGCCGCTATGGTCGCGCTCTTCTTCGCCCTCTCCGTGTTCATGCAGGAAGTGCTGGGCTACGACGCGCTCGCCACTGGCCTCACGCAGCTCCCTCTGGCCGCAGCGCTCGTGATCGTCGCCGGAGTCGTCCCGGTCCTCATCGCGAGGGCAGGAGGCCGTGTCGTGCTCGCGGCATCGCTCGTGGGGCTGGGAAGCGGGCTCGTGTGGCTTGCGTTCGCTCCGTCCGACGCGGTCTTTCTCGTTCACCTGCTCGGGCCGACCCTGCTGATCGGCGTGGGCCTGGGTGGCGCGTTCGTCGCCATCACCCAGCTCGCGGTCGATGGCGTCCACGGAGGGGAAGCGGGGCTCGCTGGCGGACTCATCAACACCAGCCAGCAGATCGGAGGTGCGGTTGGTCTTGCCGTGCTCGGGTCCATCGCTGGACTCCGGACGTCGGCCCTGGATCTCGCTGGCGCCTCGCCGGCGGATGCTCTCACGGGTGGGTTCGCCTGGCTCTTCCTGGGAGCGGCCGCGTTGTCCCTCCTGGGGGCAGGTGTCGTCGCCGTGTGGCGGCGCGTATAGAGGCCGCGAGTTATGCCCCGCGCGCTCGGGATGTCACCGAGCGCGCGGGGATACGTGCCATTCCATAACAAACCCGCAAACAGCCGCTTTCGGCTCACAGCGTTCTGTCAGGATGAGCGCATGACAACACCCAACAACACTCCCGCGGGCTGGTACGACGACGGCTCGGGTCGGAATCGTTGGTGGGACGGTCAGCAGTGGGGGAATTTTGCCGATGAGGCAAGCGCTCCGGCTCCCGTCACCACCGCCGCGCCTGTCTCGCCCGCCGAGTCTCCGAAGAAGCTCAACGTTCTCGCGCTCGTGTCGGCGATCGTGGCCGTGATCGGCTTCGTCTTCGCCTGCATTCCCGGCGCACTGATTGTCGGCTGGATCCTTCTTCCCATTGCCTTCGTGTTGAGCATCGTCTCGCTCTTCCTCAAGGGAGACAAGAAGTGGCTCGGCATCGTCGGACTCGTCCTTTCGATCGTCGGAACGATCGTCGGAGTCCTCGTGTTCCTCGGAGTCGTCGCTGCCTCGGTCGATGAGGCGTTCAGCGGCGGGGAGACGACGGTGACGCAGCCGACCGAGGAGGGCGGCGCTGAAGAAGAAGCAGCGGAAGAACCGACCGCAGGCGAGCAGGGAAGCAGGGAGAATCCGCTCGCGCTCGGCTCGGAGGTCAGCAACAGCAACTGGACTGTCGTCGTCAACTCCGTGAACCCGGAC harbors:
- a CDS encoding TetR/AcrR family transcriptional regulator — encoded protein: MPSSRTSILSTADARRPLVAAAALREFARGGFHGTTVADVAREAKISPAYVFKLYAGKEALFIAALEACFDAILVALEDGADAASDQKPESVLDAMGDAYARLISDRTLLMLQVHAQSVADIPEIGAALRAGLGRITTYVQSRSRGSDDDVQRFIAYGQLCHLIVTTQLDGRTEEWVPVLTKGISHPD
- a CDS encoding DHA2 family efflux MFS transporter permease subunit; amino-acid sequence: MSTLVAPPARTLTAPRSTRRWLALSVLALAQFLVVLDASIVNIALPVLGRQLGMDTAALAWVITAYVLAFGGLLLLGGRLADRYGHRRVFLLGALGFVVASALAGLSVLPAMLLTARALQGACAALLAPAALALLTHLFPDDTERTRALGVWGAVAGIGSAAGVLLGGILTATLGWQSVFFVNVPVGALVLIVVPLLITRDTVRAAGRLDVPGALTVTAALVSLVGAFSAVEQLGFLHPLPVVLCAAALVLALAFIVIERRTPEPLLPLTVFRNRDLALGNVVMLLGGAAMVALFFALSVFMQEVLGYDALATGLTQLPLAAALVIVAGVVPVLIARAGGRVVLAASLVGLGSGLVWLAFAPSDAVFLVHLLGPTLLIGVGLGGAFVAITQLAVDGVHGGEAGLAGGLINTSQQIGGAVGLAVLGSIAGLRTSALDLAGASPADALTGGFAWLFLGAAALSLLGAGVVAVWRRV
- a CDS encoding DUF2510 domain-containing protein — protein: MPRALGMSPSARGYVPFHNKPANSRFRLTAFCQDERMTTPNNTPAGWYDDGSGRNRWWDGQQWGNFADEASAPAPVTTAAPVSPAESPKKLNVLALVSAIVAVIGFVFACIPGALIVGWILLPIAFVLSIVSLFLKGDKKWLGIVGLVLSIVGTIVGVLVFLGVVAASVDEAFSGGETTVTQPTEEGGAEEEAAEEPTAGEQGSRENPLALGSEVSNSNWTVVVNSVNPDGNAVVAEANQFNEAPPAGSHYEIVNYTITYKGEESAYAVEVMVDAVTSAGNVINGYDNFAILTDSFSSDEMYKDGSVTGSQAFLVPDGETILIRVTPGVLADEVFIKP
- a CDS encoding monooxygenase family protein encodes the protein MSKVVTGRMTHRHEGELVVFHIGMQINRWWRPDLWLPAFVAMPRMLRELSIEPDSGLLGYQLLLGSGGPYVVQFWSSVDKLYAYASNPDQRHRPAWTAFNRAARKAPGAVGVWHETFLVDTAESVYVSTKRMGLAAATEHVPVPRRHDRAQARFTDGKTAAPTAAPANEPTA
- a CDS encoding MerR family transcriptional regulator, with translation MRISELSAQTGVTVPTIKYYLREGLLPEGERTSATQAVYGEKHVERLRVIRALLDAGVSIAETRRVVAALDDPLANPHELLGTAHAAITPPADDSLDLAGAEALAARLGWKPGMCDPAVLHAVARALQGLERVGFTVPEAVMAEYLASARRIAETEIAGVPEESAEAAVRYVVLGSVLVEPLLLALRRVAQQVSSAERFGEH